The following proteins come from a genomic window of Paenibacillus spongiae:
- a CDS encoding DUF4023 domain-containing protein, with product MNESTGEFVAKTKDTQEKDKKNREHRGKGTPSSKLPTKQHSNNP from the coding sequence ATGAACGAATCAACGGGTGAATTTGTTGCGAAGACGAAAGACACGCAAGAGAAAGATAAGAAAAACCGGGAGCATCGCGGTAAAGGCACGCCCTCGTCTAAGCTGCCCACGAAGCAGCATAGCAACAATCCTTAA
- a CDS encoding GNAT family N-acetyltransferase — MTLRIRMETADDRDKVRAVLVQAFDNREDEALLVERIRRSPEFIPELSILAETSSGEIAGHLLISKAVVVEGDLRHPVLVLAPLAVKPACQKSGIGSRLMEEGLRISRELGYAAVMLIGHPAYYPRFGFKPARAYGIELKQYEVPDEVFMVCELNGLEGISGELRYPASFDGI; from the coding sequence ATGACGTTACGTATTCGGATGGAAACGGCTGATGATCGGGATAAGGTCAGAGCGGTGCTCGTGCAAGCTTTCGACAATCGGGAGGACGAAGCGCTTCTCGTTGAACGGATTCGCAGATCGCCGGAATTCATTCCCGAGCTGTCTATCCTGGCCGAGACAAGCTCAGGTGAAATCGCCGGACATCTCTTGATTAGCAAGGCGGTGGTCGTAGAGGGCGATCTTCGGCATCCCGTCCTGGTGCTTGCGCCCCTTGCGGTGAAGCCTGCCTGCCAGAAGAGCGGGATCGGCAGCCGGCTGATGGAAGAAGGGCTTCGAATCAGCCGTGAGCTTGGCTATGCCGCAGTGATGCTGATCGGGCATCCGGCCTATTACCCGCGTTTCGGGTTCAAGCCGGCGCGTGCCTACGGGATCGAGCTGAAGCAGTATGAAGTGCCTGATGAAGTATTTATGGTTTGCGAGCTGAACGGATTGGAAGGGATATCCGGCGAGCTTCGGTATCCCGCCTCCTTCGACGGGATATAG
- a CDS encoding DUF3951 domain-containing protein: protein MDFGLLLIMSVATPIVLLLAIIAAKMIAMKEIPDSRYTPFDYITGQSPVEIHQHKNNKEENDEEGDDKDKNKRKPFGTS, encoded by the coding sequence ATGGATTTCGGATTATTGCTCATAATGTCCGTTGCAACGCCAATCGTTCTGCTGCTTGCCATCATTGCTGCCAAAATGATCGCGATGAAAGAAATTCCAGACAGCCGGTACACGCCATTCGACTATATAACCGGGCAATCTCCAGTCGAAATTCATCAGCATAAGAATAATAAAGAAGAGAATGACGAAGAAGGCGACGACAAAGACAAAAATAAACGTAAACCGTTTGGGACATCCTAG
- a CDS encoding FAD-dependent monooxygenase, with the protein MMEHTDKTAIVIGAGIGGLSAAIALQQIGWRVKIFDKVSELADVGAGIVLAANAMKALERLGAAEQVRRRGAAVGKAEVRTWDGKLIVDLPTARQAERYGTPGYLIHRGELQKVLLQQLRPETEVKLGYKLVSWDMTGSQVTACFEDGSKTEGALLIGADGVRSAVRERLFGSEPLRYSGFTALRGIAAYDDPHYSAELGGGFEAWGPGKRFGFSHLGQGRVFWFAAINSPADAHVARGLRKQAALQHFQGWYNPIEAVIEATEESAILSHPIYDRKPLKAWSTGCVTLLGDAAHPMLPNLGQGGAQAMEDAVVLAFSLQSASGIPEALAMYERLRIGRTARMVSQSRKMGRMVQLENPLAVAARNALLRTIPAGFQVKQLDWIMGEDVYNR; encoded by the coding sequence ATGATGGAACATACAGACAAGACAGCGATCGTGATCGGTGCCGGAATAGGCGGACTAAGTGCGGCAATCGCGCTTCAGCAGATCGGATGGCGGGTGAAAATATTCGATAAAGTATCGGAGCTTGCGGACGTCGGAGCTGGGATTGTGCTGGCCGCCAATGCCATGAAGGCGCTCGAACGCCTCGGAGCTGCCGAGCAGGTCCGCAGAAGAGGGGCGGCTGTCGGTAAAGCTGAAGTCCGCACCTGGGACGGGAAGCTTATTGTCGATCTGCCTACTGCCCGCCAAGCGGAGCGTTACGGAACGCCGGGCTACCTGATCCACCGCGGCGAGCTGCAGAAGGTGCTTCTTCAGCAGCTGCGGCCGGAAACAGAGGTGAAGCTTGGTTACAAGCTTGTCTCTTGGGATATGACTGGATCGCAAGTAACCGCATGCTTCGAGGACGGCAGCAAGACAGAGGGCGCGCTGCTTATCGGCGCCGATGGCGTGCGATCTGCCGTCCGCGAACGGTTGTTTGGTTCCGAACCGCTGCGTTACAGCGGATTTACCGCTCTGCGGGGAATCGCCGCCTATGACGATCCGCATTACAGCGCTGAGCTCGGCGGCGGCTTCGAAGCGTGGGGGCCGGGGAAGAGGTTCGGCTTCTCTCATCTAGGGCAAGGACGCGTTTTTTGGTTCGCGGCGATTAATTCGCCGGCTGACGCGCATGTTGCGCGGGGGCTGCGTAAGCAAGCGGCCTTGCAGCATTTTCAAGGGTGGTATAATCCCATTGAAGCGGTCATCGAAGCAACCGAGGAATCGGCCATCCTCTCCCATCCGATCTATGACCGGAAGCCGCTGAAGGCATGGAGTACCGGTTGTGTCACGCTGCTTGGCGACGCCGCCCATCCGATGCTGCCGAATCTGGGTCAGGGAGGAGCGCAAGCGATGGAGGACGCTGTCGTGCTGGCTTTCTCGCTTCAGAGCGCATCCGGCATACCGGAGGCGCTTGCCATGTATGAACGATTGCGGATCGGCCGCACGGCCCGCATGGTCTCGCAATCGCGCAAGATGGGACGGATGGTGCAGCTGGAGAATCCGCTTGCGGTTGCAGCTCGCAACGCCCTTCTGCGGACGATTCCGGCCGGATTCCAAGTCAAGCAGCTGGATTGGATTATGGGAGAGGATGTGTATAATAGATGA